In Corticium candelabrum chromosome 1, ooCorCand1.1, whole genome shotgun sequence, the genomic stretch AAAGTAAGAGAGCGTTGTTTAatcatgttgtttgttgtttgttgacttTAATGTGGACTGAAAATTTCAGAGTATCTTGAACCTGGATTTCCTATTCCAAGCGTAGACGGTGTTTCGTTTGTCAATCCTGATGTAGTTCTTGGACAGGTACCGATTAACTAGCGAACATATATTAGTACATGTTTCAGTTTCAGTTTTATATGTTGTGTAGGACTATGTCTTTGTTGCCACCGACTTTGTCTATAACCCGGCGGTGCTCTTTGAAGCAAACGACAAatcattgattgttgttggtaaTGAGTTTCTGTGAAGTGCAAGCAAAGATGTTGACtttctttgtatgtttttgtttactttgGTATATTTGTGTCAATAATATATATCTCCACTATCTACTGCGCCAAGCGTACTGACAACATGTGCGCGCGTTAACATTCTACTATGCACGTGATTGTTCCGTCACATAGCAACTTGTCGAACGCAAAGAACAATGGCCGACATGAGTATGGTCACGGCTCATACTGCTCTCAACCCAGATCCCATGGTAAATCGCGGCAGAAAGCTGTACCAGCAGGAATTGGCGTTGAGAACACACAGTGCTCGAGCGCTGGAAATCATACAGAGCGTCGATCCGGCCAAGAAGAAACTAACGTCCGTCGAAGGCCAGCGAATAGTTGCTGTGCTGGATGAAGTCATCCGACGTATTGAACTGATTACTCTCATTCCGTTTGTTACAAAGTCGTTGTCGAGATATGCGGTTGTTCTCGGGTCTGAGCTGTTTGCCATGTTGGAAGAACACAAGCGACTTGAAGAGGAGTACGAACGACTAACTGGTCATAGTGAGAGCCGACCGATGCTAGTGCGGAGGGGGACATCGCTATTGCTGCAAAAAGAGAGTTCTGTTGGTTAGTTATACTGCTAGATATAATTTCTGCTACAATTAATGTTCATGAGCACAATTATGtgattgtgttttgtattattatcttttaatcattaattaataccatgGCGTAGTTGAATATATCATACTACGCGTATCACAATGAGCCAACCATACTGTAACCAATTTGAAAGAAACATGCACTATGGCAAGCAAGAAGACGACTACTAAAaagtattatttattattagtagtaaAACACATTATGCTACATCCAGACACAAACTATCTACGGTTCTGAAGCAGGTAAATTAATTGACATTGCCATAGCAGTGTCAGTCATGGTGACGACATAAGTTATTTTTGTCAGCAGTTGGTTTAGAATCCATAGCCATAGGTACATTGACTGGCCAGCCGCCTAATGAAAGTTTTCAACtcattgtctttgtttgtgttgtagctattATACCTCTTAGCCAAGCAGCTGCAGAGAGGAAGAAAGATCTAGCAGCCATGCTACGAAATTCTGTGAGAAGCATTTTAAGACAATTCAAATGGAATCCATCAGCTGCAGTGGCAATTCAAGCAGAACATCATGAACGTCCTGTTGAGTGTTATCGTCTCATTGTGGTACTGAAAGAGTTGAAAGAATATGGGAAATTGAAATTAGCAACCagcaagaaagaagaagaaaccCTTAGTGCCACGTTAGCTGAATTGATACATCGAGAAAATAAGACCATGGGTGAAATCAGGGAGTTAAGAAAAGAGTTTGCCACGGCTGTTCAAAAGAAGGAAGTAGAAGTCAATGAGAAGAAAAGTATTGCCAGAGGACTGGAAAGTGAGCTGGAAATGGTAAACAAAACTAGGTTGGACACCAAATCACGAGTGTTAGCTGATGCATTGAGGCAAACAACAAATGATGCAAAATTGCATCAAGATGCAAAGAAAACACTAGAGGAAACTATCGGCCAGCTGAGAAAAAAGCTTAATGATAATTTAACTGCACATCGTGAATCTGAACTTCAAttgagaaaaagaaaattcaAGGTTGAAAATGAGCTTGAGAACTGGATCAGGGAGTATGACAATGACATGGGAGAACGGCAGGAAGAGATGGAAGAAGTGCAGAAAGTGTATGACACTCAGAAGTCTCAACTTGAAGAGCTGGAAGAGAGGTTTAAAACGTTAGAAGAAGAATACAATCAAGTGATGGAAAATAGAAGAATTGCAAAGGAAAAGCGAGAACAAgcagaactgcagctgagagCAATGGTTAAAGCAGCGACGATGCTCCAGGCACTGTGGAGATCATTCAAGTGCCGAAAGATGCTGAAGCAGAAGCAAAAGAAGGGAAAGAAGGGAAAAAAGAGCGGAAAGAAAGGTGGAAAGAAAGGAGGAAAGAAAAGTGCAAAGAAATGAGATACTGGGATTGGGGACATTGATTCCCTCACTACCGTGTTGCTGTGATTCTTGCTTTTGTAGCAATTACCCTGTACATTTTGTAACATCAATTTCTTGTGAAACTGTACTTACAGTCATTGCAGTTTActattgctgtctgttgtgatCTTGTACGCATTCAGTTCTCTGTTGCTTCTTGCTATAAAAATTATCTCTCAGTTTGACGTTAGCAGTACAAGTATTTTTTGTATGACTTTTACTGCCCCTAATCAGAACAACAAAATTATTGACGTAACAGGTTCAAGTCTACGGTATTAATATGTTATATTATCAATAAACTGACTCTTGACAAATAATAAAAAGCTATTGTCTACAACGTGCTCACACTAATGTAGGGCGCGCAAAGaaggcctgggtacgaggccgTACTACCTCGAAGTTCTCCGCTCCCGCTGCGCAAGACGATGAAGGACACACCTTAGTCCACTGACTCATTCGATAACTTTCCCTTGATATCATACGGTAGGAGTCCCTTTAGGTCGAAGATGGCTGTTGCGATGCTAGAATATCGTAAGCTTCTCTTGAAGATCAGTAAGGATCTGAGGGACGAAGAATTCCAGGAACTGAAATTGCTTTGTCTTGACTTGGTTCCAGCGGCTAAGGCAGAAGGGCTAACAAGCGGACAGATGCTGTTCGGTGCACTTGAAGAAGCCTCACTCATCACTCCAGGAAATGTGGAGTTGCTGAAAGAATTACTTGAGCCGATCAGAAAAGATTTAGTACCGTTGGTAGATGAGTATGAGAAGAAAATACCCGGTATCACTGCCATTGCGGAGATGAGAACAGATACGCCAGGAGGACACCAAGGACAACTTGTTACTGAAGATGTTCTTTTCAAAATTGGACGTAGTCTTGCTCGTGACTGGAGAAATTTGGCTCGTTGcttgaaaatgaaaaatgatgACATCCTTGGTTTAGCATCAGATTATAGAGACAGCTTACAAGAGCAGGGAACACAAATGCTTTTCAAATGGTTTAAGGATTTTGGAGATGCAAGAAAGAATGATATATCAGGGACACTGGCAATGCAAGCTGCTGCAGCAAATACGCTAGATGAAGCATTACGAAAAGCTCGTCTCTCCAGTATTGCTGATCAGAATTTTGGCAGAGTCTTTTTGGATGCTAGAAGGAAATAATGTCAAGAAAGCCAGGAATCACAAATCACATATTAACGTAAACACAATCTTTAGCAGTTAATCTACTGTTTGTCGCACTTgaatgttttcatttttagCTTCTCTTGTACATGTATAACAATCTGATCAGATACAGAATAGATCAACAAGTCATGCAATTCAACTACTGTAATGGGCAGGAAAACTTTTTAGCCAACTAATTGTGTCGGCCATTTGGAAAAATTTGACGTATCATATGTATTATGGTTACTGCTACATGTTTCGTTGcttttcaaatttaattaacattttactAATGTTCACCTTTGATCATGAAAGTTGTTCAGTTGATTCTGACACTGAAACGCTTTCTCAAATTCAAATTTATATTGTTAGTTAGACAACACCAAATCAATCTGATGATAACCATTTTTACGTATGTCGTCTCAAAGACAAAAGGAAAGGCATAATgcggtctggaagttcgaggctaccaAATtattagcctcgtacccaggccctcttgcgctccgggcgcgcaagagggcctgggtacgaggctaccaaATTATACGCACACGCGCACTACTAAAagtagactcgacccagttgacaatccggggaatgacgagggcgggtCGTACATAGTGCGTGCGCGTACAGCCAAacccttcccgcctacatccgTCGGTGGGataggcgggaagggtctggctacgcgaaaTGCGCGTCGGCATTTCTTAgtttgtagcaccctagcttcgtctgcgccaatcagtgtTCAGCACAGCATTCGcttacaataaatgacatatcccacttccgctacatattgacAGGGCAataactgcctggggctactggtttatcaagatgtgaattgtttgtgaacTTAACAATTAGGCTACTGAAACATATCTGTCagccagaacaaacaatacgtGGGTCTACGGATCCGTAC encodes the following:
- the LOC134177607 gene encoding dynein regulatory complex protein 10-like, producing the protein MADMSMVTAHTALNPDPMVNRGRKLYQQELALRTHSARALEIIQSVDPAKKKLTSVEGQRIVAVLDEVIRRIELITLIPFVTKSLSRYAVVLGSELFAMLEEHKRLEEEYERLTGHSESRPMLVRRGTSLLLQKESSVAIIPLSQAAAERKKDLAAMLRNSVRSILRQFKWNPSAAVAIQAEHHERPVECYRLIVVLKELKEYGKLKLATSKKEEETLSATLAELIHRENKTMGEIRELRKEFATAVQKKEVEVNEKKSIARGLESELEMVNKTRLDTKSRVLADALRQTTNDAKLHQDAKKTLEETIGQLRKKLNDNLTAHRESELQLRKRKFKVENELENWIREYDNDMGERQEEMEEVQKVYDTQKSQLEELEERFKTLEEEYNQVMENRRIAKEKREQAELQLRAMVKAATMLQALWRSFKCRKMLKQKQKKGKKGKKSGKKGGKKGGKKSAKK
- the LOC134177618 gene encoding FAS-associated death domain protein-like, whose amino-acid sequence is MAVAMLEYRKLLLKISKDLRDEEFQELKLLCLDLVPAAKAEGLTSGQMLFGALEEASLITPGNVELLKELLEPIRKDLVPLVDEYEKKIPGITAIAEMRTDTPGGHQGQLVTEDVLFKIGRSLARDWRNLARCLKMKNDDILGLASDYRDSLQEQGTQMLFKWFKDFGDARKNDISGTLAMQAAAANTLDEALRKARLSSIADQNFGRVFLDARRK